The genomic DNA CGCACCTCGAGCGCCTCCCGGAGATAGGCCACGCCGAACCAGCGGACGCCCTGGCGCGCCGCGTGCACGGCCACCGGCACCAGTCCGTGCCCGTACGCGTTGGCTTTCACGACAAAAAGGATTTCGGTCTGCGGGCGCAGGGCGGACCGCAGGGCGCGGATGTTCTCCGCCAGCCTTCGCAAATCCACCTGGACCCAAGACGATTTCATCGAGGCATCCATTATGCGGATTGCCGTCGAACCTTCAAGGCGATCGTACGCTCCTCCATGGGTATCGAAGAAGGCCCCGCCCAGCTCCAGAAAACCGCCTCGCACTTTATAAAATGCGAGGCGTTTTGTTTGAGGCAGGCGGCCGGACGAGGGCCGTCGGTTGACAACGGCCGCCGCCACCCTTACCTTCGCCACACGCATGAGGGACAACCTCCATTCCGCAGCCGGGGGCCTAGGCGTCATCGAGGAGGCCGCGGCCCGCCTGCGGGCCGGCGGCCTCGTGGTTTTCCCCACGGAAACCGTCTACGGCCTGGGCGCCGACGCCCTGAATCCCCGGGCCGTGGCCCGCGTCTTCGACGTCAAGCAACGCCCGCGCTTCGATCCCCTCATCGTCCACATCGCGGATATCGGATGGCTTCACGACCTCGTCACGGCCTTCCCGCCGGATGCCCGGCGGCTGGCCGATCGGTTCTGGCCGGGCCCGCTGACATTCGTGCTGCCCAGGACCGACCGCATTCCCGATCTCGTCACGGCGGGCCTGCCGTCCGTGGCCGTGCGCATGCCGCGCCACCCGCTGGCCATGGACCTCATCCGCCGGGTCGGCGGCCCCGTGGCGGCGCCTAGCGCCAACCGCTTCGGCCGCTTGAGCCCTTCCACCGCGGACGACGCCCGGGCGGAAGTCGGAGAGGGCGTGGACATGATCCTCGACGGCGGCCCCTGCCCCGTCGGTATCGAGTCCACGATTGTGTCCTTCGCAGGAGAACAACCGATCCTTCTTCGGCCGGGCGGACTGCCGATCGAGGACATCGAATCGATCCTCGGCCCGCTCGCGAGTGCGGGGCACGCGGACGAGAGACCGCAAAGCCCGGGCCGCCTCCTTCGCCACTATGCGCCCCGGACGCCGCTGGAGCTGGTGGCCCTCCCGCCGCCCCCGGCGGCCCGGGCACACGCCGGCCTGCTGGCCCCTTTTCCCCTGCCGGACACCGGCGGGTTTGCCCGCGTGGAAATCCTCTCCGCTACCGGCGATCCGGCCGAGGCCGCCGCGCGGCTCTTCCGCGCCCTGCGCGAACTCGACGGCGCGGGCTTGGAGAAACTCTTCGCGATCCGCGGCCCGGAACAGGGACTCTGGCGAGCCATCCACGACCGGTTGCAGAGGGCCTCGATCACCCCGGAAACGCCCCCGTGAAGAAAGCAATGACCGTCACCTCCGCCCTGCTGATCCTACTCGGCCTGGGCGGCATTTACGCCTGGAGCGAGTTCGTGCCCGTCCTGCGCGAGGCGTACGGGTATTCGGCGGCCCAGACCCAGTGGGTATTCGGCGCGACGATCGTTTCGTTCACCCTGACCATGATCGCCGCCGGCCGCCTGATGTATCGTTGGGGCCCGCGCCGGATCGCCACCGCCGGCGGGTTCCTGTTCGGCGCGGGCTACCTGGTTAGCGCGTTCACCCTGGACCGGTTCTGGGGCCTGCTCGCGGGCATGGGCCTCGTCGCGGGGGCGGGCATCGGCTTCGGCTACGTGGCGCCGCTGGCCATGGTGATGGCGTGGTTCCCCGGCCGCAAGGGCCTGGCCGGCGGCATCGCCGTCGCCGGGTTCGGCGGCGGCGCGATCCTGATGGCCGAGATCGTTTCCGTCGCCCTGCACCATGACATCCCCCTGCCCCGCATCGTCGGGGGCATCGGACTCGCGTATGGCCTGGTCATCCTGCTCGCCGCCCGCGGACTGCACCGCCCGGACGGCGCCGCGCCGGCGACTCCGCCCGAATTGCATCCGCTCGAATTCTGGCGGGAGCCTTACTTGCGCAGGCTCTTCATTGGCATGTTCTGCGGCACGTTCGCCGGCCTGCTCCTGGTCGGCAATCTTAAGCCCATCGGCCTGGCCGGCGGCATCGGCGAAACCGCGGCCACGCTGGCGATCAGCGTCTTCGCCGTCGGCAACGCCGCCGGACGGGTGGTCTGGGGCTGGCTCTCGGACCGCTTCGGACGGGGCGTCGTGCCCGCATCGCTGGGCTTCCTCGCCGCCGTCGCCTGCGCCCTGACGGGAATCCCGCGGCACGACGTCCTCTTCGTCGCGCTTTCCCTGTTCTGCGGGTTCGGATTCGGCGCCTGTTTTTCCATCTACGCCTCGCTCACCGCCGCCCGCTACGGCGCCGGCCACGTCGCCGGCCTCTATCCCCTCGTCTTTCTCTCCTACGGCATCGCCGGCATCACCGGCCCGGCCCTCGGCGGATGGCTCTTCGACCGGACGGGCCGCTACCTGTCGGCCCTCCTCCTCGCCGCCGCCGTCGCCGCCGCGGGCGCGGCGTACGGCCTCGTGAAACCGCGTGCGGAGGATTGACCGGCCGCCATTTCCCGCTTGTCACAGGCCCTCATTTGCCACAGATTTCCCCGTCGCCCATTGCCAGAGGAGAACGAGAAGATGACTGAATCGAGCCATTTCCAGCCCGCCTGGAATTTTCTGGGCCTGCCCGATGAACTCGCGGCGCCGGGTCGCGCCCGGGCCTGGATGCTGCCCATCCCCTACGAAGGCACGACCTCGTACGGCGCCGGCACCCGCGAGGGCCCGGCGGCCATCATTGCCGCGTCCCGCCAGGTGGAGCTGTTCGACCGCGAATTCGGCTGCGAACCGGCGATGAAAATCGGCGTGCACACGATGAATCCACTCGGCCTCGAGCACCGTTCGCCGGAAGTCATGGTCGGCGCCATCGAGCAAGCCGTCGCCGGCATCCTGACGGGGCGGCCCCGGCCGGAGCAATTGGCCGTGCTCGGCGGCGAGCACTCGATTTCCGGCGGCGTCGCGCGGGGCATGAAGAAGGCGGGCCTCAAGGATTTCGTCACGGTCCACGTGGACGCCCACGCCGACCTGCGGGAGGAATACGAGGGCACGCCGTACAGCCATGCCTGCGCGGCGCGGCGCATCGTCGAGGTCTCGCCGATCTTCCAGATCGGCATCCGCAATCTCTCCGAGGGCGAGGAGCGGTTCCGCCGCGGGAACAAGCGCATCCGGACCGTGTTTTCCGAGGAGGCGAACGCCGGCCGCGGCTGGCTGAAGGACCTGGCGAAGTTCGTGAAGGGGAAAAAGGTCTACTTCACCATCGACCTCGACGGGTTGGATCCCTCGATCATGCCCTCGGTCGGCACGCCGGAGCCCGGCGGCTTATCCTGGGAGCTGATGCTGGACGTGGCCCGGATGGTCTGCCGGGAAGCGAAGAGCGTGCCGGTCTTCGACGTGGTCGAACTGGCCCCGATCCCGGCCCTGAAAGGCCCGGACTTCCTCGCGGCCAAGCTCGTGCACAAGATCATCGCGTTATCCCTGTACAAGAAATGATGAAGGCGGGGCGCCCTCGCCCCGGACGGCGGCCCGAGGGCGGGCCGCTTCCAAAACAGTTAAGAAAAAGGAGAAGTTCATGAGCTCGATCAAGCTGCCGAAGAAGTTCATCAGCAAGTACCCGCACAAGTTCGCCAAGGGGAAGACGAAGTTCCTCTCGGGCAAGCGCATCCTGCCGCCGCCGATCACGGGCAAGGAAACGGTGCCGGACCTGGTCAACCGGACCTTCCTGGCCTACAACGCCGCGCGCCTGCAGGAGGGCTGCCGGCTGTTCACGGAAAAAATGCTGGCGAACGACGAGGTCACGGTCGGCATGAGCCTCGCCGGCGCGCTGACCCCCGCGGGCCTGGGA from Kiritimatiellia bacterium includes the following:
- a CDS encoding threonylcarbamoyl-AMP synthase — its product is MRDNLHSAAGGLGVIEEAAARLRAGGLVVFPTETVYGLGADALNPRAVARVFDVKQRPRFDPLIVHIADIGWLHDLVTAFPPDARRLADRFWPGPLTFVLPRTDRIPDLVTAGLPSVAVRMPRHPLAMDLIRRVGGPVAAPSANRFGRLSPSTADDARAEVGEGVDMILDGGPCPVGIESTIVSFAGEQPILLRPGGLPIEDIESILGPLASAGHADERPQSPGRLLRHYAPRTPLELVALPPPPAARAHAGLLAPFPLPDTGGFARVEILSATGDPAEAAARLFRALRELDGAGLEKLFAIRGPEQGLWRAIHDRLQRASITPETPP
- the speB gene encoding agmatinase, producing the protein MTESSHFQPAWNFLGLPDELAAPGRARAWMLPIPYEGTTSYGAGTREGPAAIIAASRQVELFDREFGCEPAMKIGVHTMNPLGLEHRSPEVMVGAIEQAVAGILTGRPRPEQLAVLGGEHSISGGVARGMKKAGLKDFVTVHVDAHADLREEYEGTPYSHACAARRIVEVSPIFQIGIRNLSEGEERFRRGNKRIRTVFSEEANAGRGWLKDLAKFVKGKKVYFTIDLDGLDPSIMPSVGTPEPGGLSWELMLDVARMVCREAKSVPVFDVVELAPIPALKGPDFLAAKLVHKIIALSLYKK
- a CDS encoding MFS transporter — translated: MKKAMTVTSALLILLGLGGIYAWSEFVPVLREAYGYSAAQTQWVFGATIVSFTLTMIAAGRLMYRWGPRRIATAGGFLFGAGYLVSAFTLDRFWGLLAGMGLVAGAGIGFGYVAPLAMVMAWFPGRKGLAGGIAVAGFGGGAILMAEIVSVALHHDIPLPRIVGGIGLAYGLVILLAARGLHRPDGAAPATPPELHPLEFWREPYLRRLFIGMFCGTFAGLLLVGNLKPIGLAGGIGETAATLAISVFAVGNAAGRVVWGWLSDRFGRGVVPASLGFLAAVACALTGIPRHDVLFVALSLFCGFGFGACFSIYASLTAARYGAGHVAGLYPLVFLSYGIAGITGPALGGWLFDRTGRYLSALLLAAAVAAAGAAYGLVKPRAED